A region of Candidatus Methylomirabilota bacterium DNA encodes the following proteins:
- a CDS encoding LLM class flavin-dependent oxidoreductase, producing SEADAFRESFETVDAAETLGLDCVWLGEIHFNPARSVISSSIAMATAIAGRTKRIRVGTAVQVLPLNHPLRIAEDAATVDHLSGGRFEFGIGRSGAPRAYDVLGIPYGESQARFREALAIIKEAWKGQPFSYEGTFYRFQNATVAPTPYQKPHPPIRMAANTPETFSLVGELGLALFAGLRDLDIPELKECLKLYRRAWREAGHPGQPSVYLRIPVYAGLTEAGAIEEPKESITAFFRRQADLMKTSVGRAGAGPADRRAAKAERLGQLPYEEVLRTRVAFGTAAQLIARLTELREELGLDGIVVEPNPAGLIPTEYAARSLRIVAREVMPAFK from the coding sequence CAGCGAGGCCGACGCGTTCCGCGAAAGCTTCGAGACCGTGGACGCGGCCGAGACGCTTGGGCTCGACTGCGTGTGGCTCGGAGAGATCCACTTCAACCCGGCCCGCTCCGTGATCTCCTCGTCGATCGCAATGGCCACTGCGATCGCCGGCCGCACCAAGCGGATCCGCGTCGGGACGGCGGTGCAGGTCCTGCCGCTGAACCACCCGCTCCGCATCGCCGAGGATGCCGCCACCGTGGACCACCTGAGCGGGGGGCGCTTCGAGTTCGGGATCGGGCGCAGCGGAGCCCCACGCGCCTACGACGTCCTCGGCATTCCCTACGGCGAGAGCCAGGCCCGCTTCCGCGAGGCGCTCGCGATCATCAAGGAAGCCTGGAAGGGCCAGCCGTTCAGCTACGAGGGCACGTTCTACCGCTTCCAGAACGCGACCGTCGCGCCGACCCCGTACCAGAAGCCGCATCCGCCCATTCGCATGGCCGCCAATACCCCCGAGACATTTTCGCTCGTCGGCGAGCTTGGGTTGGCGCTCTTCGCGGGCCTGCGTGACCTGGACATCCCCGAGCTCAAGGAGTGTCTCAAGCTGTACCGCCGCGCCTGGCGCGAGGCGGGCCACCCGGGGCAGCCGAGCGTCTACCTCCGCATCCCCGTCTACGCGGGTCTCACGGAGGCGGGCGCGATCGAGGAGCCGAAGGAGAGCATCACGGCCTTCTTCCGCCGCCAGGCCGACCTCATGAAGACCTCGGTCGGGCGGGCGGGCGCGGGTCCGGCGGACCGGCGCGCGGCCAAGGCGGAGCGGCTGGGGCAGCTCCCGTACGAGGAAGTCCTTCGCACGCGCGTCGCCTTCGGCACCGCTGCCCAGCTGATCGCGCGCCTGACCGAGCTCAGAGAGGAGCTGGGCCTCGACGGCATCGTGGTCGAGCCAAATCCCGCCGGCCTGATCCCGACGGAATACGCCGCGCGGAGCCTCCGCATCGTGGCCCGCGAGGTCATGCCCGCGTTCAAGTGA
- a CDS encoding universal stress protein: protein MYKKILLPTDGSPLSAAAIAQGVALAKSTGAKVVGMTVSVPFHTFALDPMMLSDTKETYKKDCEERAVKYLGAIKTAASAAGVPCEVAHVNAEHPYEGIIDTAKTAGCDLIFMASHGRKGASALILGSETVKVLTHSKTPVLVCR, encoded by the coding sequence ATGTACAAGAAGATCCTGTTACCGACCGATGGCTCTCCGCTTTCCGCCGCGGCGATCGCGCAAGGTGTCGCGCTGGCCAAATCGACGGGCGCGAAGGTGGTGGGGATGACCGTTTCGGTCCCGTTCCACACGTTCGCCCTCGATCCGATGATGCTCAGCGACACAAAGGAGACGTACAAGAAGGACTGCGAGGAGCGGGCGGTGAAGTATCTCGGCGCCATCAAGACCGCTGCAAGCGCCGCCGGCGTGCCGTGCGAGGTCGCGCACGTGAACGCCGAACACCCGTACGAAGGGATCATCGACACCGCGAAGACGGCGGGGTGCGACCTGATCTTCATGGCTTCGCACGGGCGCAAGGGCGCCTCGGCCCTCATTCTGGGCAGTGAGACCGTCAAGGTGCTAACCCACAGCAAGACCCCGGTTCTGGTCTGCCGCTGA